A window of the Fuscovulum sp. genome harbors these coding sequences:
- a CDS encoding nuclear transport factor 2 family protein: MTNEKTGLTRRDALAAVAAAGAAAVAAPAVAQSATDDDRKAVAESYLKSLDAGGVSPTTGLGLFDHFSDDAEVFFPKWGVARGKEEVIKMFSDVGGTLKGITHHYDKFIWYMNGSDSFAVEGTSEGEHRDGPWMADQPKWGAGRFCDCFTVKDGKITRLFIYLDPDYAGKDTARYGWIPA; encoded by the coding sequence ATGACCAACGAAAAAACCGGCCTGACCCGCCGCGATGCACTGGCCGCTGTTGCTGCGGCAGGCGCCGCCGCCGTGGCCGCGCCAGCCGTCGCGCAATCCGCAACCGATGATGACCGCAAGGCCGTCGCAGAAAGCTATCTGAAATCTCTGGATGCGGGCGGCGTGTCACCCACCACCGGCCTTGGCCTGTTCGACCATTTCTCTGACGATGCCGAGGTTTTCTTTCCCAAATGGGGTGTCGCGCGCGGCAAGGAAGAAGTGATCAAGATGTTCTCGGATGTCGGCGGCACGCTGAAGGGCATCACGCACCATTATGACAAGTTCATCTGGTACATGAACGGCAGTGACAGTTTTGCCGTCGAAGGCACCAGCGAAGGCGAGCATCGCGATGGCCCTTGGATGGCTGATCAGCCCAAATGGGGTGCAGGCCGTTTCTGCGATTGCTTTACCGTCAAGGACGGCAAGATCACCCGGTTGTTCATCTATCTCGACCCTGATTATGCCGGCAAGGACACCGCCCGTTACGGCTGGATCCCGGCCTGA
- a CDS encoding branched-chain amino acid ABC transporter permease → MIWIDTLVQGILLGGLYALFAAGLSLVFGIMRLVNLAHGDMIIFAAFAILLITGSLGLNPFLAALIAAPLMFALGWALQRFVLNRVLGKDILPPLLVTFGLSVALQNGMLEAFSADSQRIPAGPLESASVDLGIMTVGWMPLLTFATAIAVIVGLNQIFYRTALGRAFRATSDDPVTASLMGIAPKGIFAIATGLAMVVVTIAALYLGMRANFDPSIGPARLIYAFEAVIIGGLGSLWGTLAGGIIIGVAQTMGAAINPEWQILAGHIAFLIVLLIRPRGLFPRAVD, encoded by the coding sequence ATGATCTGGATCGATACCCTCGTCCAAGGCATCCTGCTGGGCGGGCTTTACGCCCTGTTCGCAGCCGGCCTTAGCCTCGTCTTCGGCATCATGCGGCTGGTCAATCTGGCGCATGGCGACATGATCATCTTTGCCGCCTTCGCCATCCTGCTGATCACCGGCAGCCTTGGCCTGAACCCGTTCCTTGCCGCGCTGATCGCCGCGCCACTGATGTTCGCACTGGGCTGGGCACTGCAACGCTTCGTGCTGAACCGCGTGCTGGGCAAGGATATCCTTCCCCCTCTGCTGGTCACCTTCGGCCTTTCCGTCGCGCTCCAGAACGGAATGCTGGAGGCTTTCTCCGCCGACAGCCAGCGCATCCCCGCAGGACCACTGGAAAGCGCGTCAGTTGACCTCGGCATCATGACCGTGGGCTGGATGCCGCTATTGACCTTTGCCACCGCCATCGCAGTGATCGTGGGGCTGAACCAGATCTTCTACCGCACCGCCCTTGGCCGTGCCTTCCGCGCCACCAGCGATGATCCGGTCACGGCTAGCCTGATGGGCATCGCCCCGAAGGGCATCTTCGCCATCGCCACAGGCCTTGCAATGGTCGTGGTCACCATCGCAGCACTCTACCTTGGCATGCGGGCGAATTTCGATCCCTCCATCGGCCCCGCGCGCCTGATCTATGCCTTCGAGGCGGTGATCATCGGCGGTCTGGGCAGCCTCTGGGGCACGTTGGCGGGCGGCATCATCATCGGGGTGGCGCAAACGATGGGCGCGGCGATCAACCCGGAATGGCAAATCCTGGCTGGCCACATCGCCTTTCTGATCGTGCTTCTCATTCGCCCGCGCGGCCTGTTCCCACGGGCGGTGGATTGA
- a CDS encoding FAD-dependent monooxygenase, producing the protein MSADITTDVLIIGTGPAGSATAALLASYGVEVMVINRYRWLSNTPRAHITNQRTMEVLRDLGAEVEAEAMMHAAPQHLMGENVFCESLAGEELGRMKSWGTSPLSKAEHLLSSPCEMNDLPQTFMEPILFKTACSRGAQARMSTEYVSHEQDDDGVTTTCRDRLTGKTFTVRSKFLVGADGGNSLVAEHLGLPFEGKMGVGGSMNILFRADLSRYVAHRPSVLYWVMQPGADVGGIGMGLVRMVRPWNEWLIVWGYDINQPAPVVDAAMATQVARQLVGDPDLEIDLISANTWTVNNCFATHMQKGRVFIMGDAAHRHPPSNGLGSNTSIQDGYNLAWKLAAVVKGQATPKLLDSYSAERAPIARQIVTRANQSIAEFGPIFEALGMDGGVDHDKIQRSMAARCDATPAAEAQREALRKAIEFKKYEFDCHGVEMNQRYTSGAVVTDGQQPPAPNADMELHYQPTTYPGARMPHVWVFDRNGAKHSTLDLTGKGQFTLITGIGGEAWIAAAEALSKTLGLPIRTVKIGPRCAFEDHGGDWARASEIRDAGCLLVRPDQHVAWRAATLTNDPQADLTRVLHAILGH; encoded by the coding sequence ATGTCCGCAGACATCACAACCGACGTCCTGATCATCGGCACAGGCCCCGCTGGCAGTGCCACCGCCGCCCTGCTGGCCAGCTACGGCGTCGAGGTCATGGTCATCAACCGCTATCGCTGGCTGTCCAACACCCCCCGCGCGCACATCACCAACCAGCGCACGATGGAGGTGCTGCGCGATCTGGGGGCCGAGGTGGAAGCCGAGGCGATGATGCACGCCGCCCCCCAGCACCTGATGGGCGAAAACGTCTTTTGCGAAAGTCTGGCGGGCGAGGAACTGGGCCGGATGAAAAGCTGGGGCACCTCACCCCTGTCCAAAGCCGAACACCTGCTGTCCTCGCCCTGCGAGATGAACGATCTGCCGCAAACCTTCATGGAACCCATCCTGTTCAAGACCGCCTGTTCGCGCGGCGCGCAGGCGCGGATGAGCACAGAGTATGTCAGCCACGAACAGGATGATGACGGCGTCACCACCACCTGCCGGGATCGCCTGACAGGCAAGACCTTTACCGTGCGGTCGAAATTCTTGGTGGGCGCCGATGGCGGCAACAGCCTTGTCGCCGAACATCTTGGCCTGCCGTTCGAAGGCAAGATGGGCGTGGGCGGGTCGATGAACATCCTGTTCCGCGCCGACCTGTCGCGGTACGTCGCGCACCGCCCCTCGGTCCTGTATTGGGTGATGCAGCCCGGCGCGGATGTAGGCGGCATCGGCATGGGTCTGGTCCGGATGGTGCGGCCATGGAATGAATGGCTGATCGTGTGGGGCTATGACATCAACCAGCCTGCCCCCGTGGTGGATGCTGCGATGGCCACGCAAGTGGCACGCCAACTTGTTGGTGACCCGGATCTGGAGATCGACCTGATCTCTGCCAACACCTGGACCGTCAACAACTGCTTTGCCACCCATATGCAAAAGGGTCGCGTCTTCATCATGGGCGACGCCGCCCACCGCCATCCGCCGTCGAACGGGCTTGGGTCCAATACCTCCATTCAGGATGGCTACAACCTTGCCTGGAAACTGGCTGCCGTGGTCAAAGGGCAAGCCACACCGAAACTGCTTGATAGCTACAGCGCGGAACGCGCCCCCATCGCACGCCAGATCGTTACCCGCGCCAACCAGTCCATCGCCGAATTCGGCCCGATTTTTGAGGCGTTGGGCATGGATGGCGGCGTCGATCACGACAAGATCCAGCGCAGCATGGCCGCCCGCTGCGATGCCACCCCGGCGGCCGAGGCACAGCGAGAGGCCCTGCGCAAAGCCATCGAATTCAAAAAGTACGAATTCGATTGCCACGGGGTAGAGATGAACCAGCGCTACACTTCGGGCGCGGTGGTCACCGATGGCCAGCAACCGCCAGCCCCGAATGCGGATATGGAACTGCACTATCAGCCCACCACATATCCCGGTGCGCGCATGCCCCATGTTTGGGTCTTTGACCGGAATGGCGCGAAACATTCGACGCTCGACCTTACCGGAAAGGGCCAGTTCACCCTGATCACCGGCATCGGCGGCGAAGCTTGGATTGCGGCAGCAGAGGCGCTGTCGAAAACCCTCGGCCTGCCCATCCGCACCGTAAAAATTGGCCCGCGCTGCGCATTCGAAGATCACGGCGGCGACTGGGCCCGCGCCAGCGAAATCCGCGATGCGGGCTGCCTTCTGGTGCGCCCGGACCAGCACGTCGCATGGCGCGCGGCCACCCTCACCAACGATCCGCAGGCCGATCTCACACGCGTCCTGCACGCCATTCTGGGACACTGA
- a CDS encoding branched-chain amino acid ABC transporter permease codes for MTHHVATRTRTGTIAGIAALALIVLGLALPAIAPRALMQDLFTILTLLTLAQLWNLLAGYGGLVSVGQQAFVGIGAYAMFAGVILWGMDPVLAIPLGGIAALALSIPTAFFAFRLQGAYFAIGTWVIAEVTRLLVAQWKALGGGTGTSLPREATSDIIGVEAIRTLFDVREAAARDILAYWLALALAAVTIAAIYWLLRNRLGLALAAVRDNTEAAKSVGVDARRIKWAVFLIAAFVTGVTGALIYVQTARISPDAAFSVTDWTAYVIFIVVIGGIGRIEGPIVGVIVFYILQSTLADYGAWYLLTLGLIAIAVMLFAPRGLWGLLSDRTGLHLFPVQRRLVQSGPDAGPSMTQREERS; via the coding sequence ATGACCCATCACGTCGCCACCCGCACCCGCACCGGCACCATCGCAGGCATCGCCGCGCTCGCACTGATCGTGCTGGGCCTTGCCTTGCCCGCCATCGCGCCCCGCGCGCTGATGCAAGATCTGTTCACCATCCTCACCCTGCTCACGCTTGCGCAGCTCTGGAACCTGCTTGCAGGCTATGGCGGCCTTGTCAGCGTGGGCCAGCAGGCCTTCGTCGGCATCGGGGCCTATGCCATGTTTGCAGGTGTCATCCTGTGGGGCATGGACCCGGTCCTTGCCATCCCGCTGGGCGGCATCGCTGCACTGGCCCTGTCGATCCCCACCGCCTTCTTCGCCTTTCGCCTGCAAGGCGCCTATTTCGCCATTGGCACCTGGGTCATCGCCGAGGTCACCCGCCTGCTCGTCGCCCAATGGAAGGCGCTGGGCGGTGGCACAGGCACATCCCTCCCGCGCGAGGCAACCTCCGATATCATCGGGGTCGAGGCGATCCGCACGCTGTTCGACGTGCGTGAAGCAGCCGCCCGCGACATCCTCGCCTATTGGCTGGCACTGGCGCTGGCCGCCGTCACCATCGCAGCAATCTACTGGCTTTTGCGCAACCGCCTCGGCCTGGCCCTTGCCGCCGTCCGCGACAACACCGAGGCCGCGAAATCCGTGGGCGTTGATGCCCGCCGCATCAAATGGGCGGTGTTCCTGATCGCGGCCTTCGTCACCGGCGTGACCGGCGCGCTGATTTATGTCCAGACCGCCCGCATCTCGCCGGATGCCGCCTTCAGCGTCACCGACTGGACCGCCTATGTCATCTTCATCGTCGTCATCGGCGGCATCGGCCGCATCGAAGGCCCGATCGTCGGTGTCATCGTCTTCTACATACTGCAATCCACGCTCGCCGATTATGGTGCGTGGTATCTACTGACGCTTGGCCTGATCGCCATAGCGGTGATGCTGTTCGCCCCGCGCGGGCTCTGGGGCCTCTTGTCCGACCGTACCGGCCTGCACCTGTTCCCTGTTCAACGCCGTCTCGTCCAAAGCGGGCCCGACGCTGGCCCGTCCATGACCCAAAGGGAGGAACGATCATGA